GGCCCTGCGAAGGGACAGTCCCCGGTTCCGAGGCATAAAGTCCGGCACCACAGGGCAAGCCGCAAGCACAAGCTGACAGCTAACAGCTAGCAGCTTACCGCTTCCGGCCAGTTCTTCATCCCTTCCCTCTCAGTCTCCCCAATCCTCTCCCCCACATCTGAGGCCAAGTCCCGCGGTTCACTAAAATGAACCAGAGTCCGCAGCCGTCACCCATCCGACCCCGCCGAGTTGACATCAGGGCCCGCGTCGCTACCATGTCCGCGATGAGGTCCGGCATCCTGCTTTGCCTGCTGTCCGCGGCGTCACTTCCTTTGCTCTCATGTCGCCACAGCCTCCCATCGAACCACCCACCGGACATGCCCGCACCGCCTTCCGGTCCGAGGTCGCTCTGGCCGGGCGAAACGGTCAAGTTCTGGGCCTCCACCTCTGACCCGGACTATCAGGACAGCGTTTCGTTTCAGTTTGACTGGGGAGACGGCGACACGTCAGCTTGGACTCCGTTCTCCGAGTCTGCCGGTGCCGGGGTGCAGCATGCCTGGTTCAATCAAGGAACATACGGAGTCCGTGCCCGTGCCCGAGACGTCAGGGATGCCGAGTCCGGCTGGTCTGGCTCTCTTCACGTCTCCATTGCCGCCGTCGGGTTCGCGCCGAACGTGAGCGTCGATCATGGTCATTCGTGCGGCCATCCATCCATCGCCGTCGGTCCGCCTTCGGGCGAGTACCAACCAATCTACGTCGCCATGCAGGACGGTCAGAGCATAGCATTTCAGAAATCAACCGACGCGGGCGCGAGCTGGCTGGCTGACAACCAAATTGTCGGTCAGGGATCCGGCCCGCACGTAGCGGCTGACGCCGACGGCGGCATCTACATCGTCTTAGCGGAAGCGAATCGCGTCTATTGCGTTCACTCGTTCGATGGCGGCGCAACCTGGTCTTCGCCCGCCAGGATCGACGACTGCGACTCAGCGCGTTACATATACTCGGTGTACGTTGCCACCAGCACGACCGGCCATCTCTTTTGCGCATGGAACGACGAGCGCGGGGGGAGCTCTAATCTCTGGACGTCAATATCCACCGACCGGGGAGTAACCTGGAGCCCGAACGTGAACACGGCCAGCGGGTTGGTGCGCGGTGTCTGCGTTCAGCCCGGCACCAGTGATTGCTTCATGGCCACAGACGACGAATATGGGGGCGCCATTGTGTATCGTTCGCGGGACATGGGACAGACGTTTGAGCCGGGAGTTCAGGTGTCGGACGACTGGAGTCCGCGCGAGGCCCGCGTGGCCGCTGACCGCGAGCACGTCGTGGCCGCCTATGTCGGCGGCTCTGGGAATGGCGTCACGAGGGCGCGAACGCTCTACACGACCCCGGACACCTGGGGGCCGTGTACGAGTGTAACTGACGTGTCACGCAACTCGTACGACATCGCCCTGGCGATGTCGGCGAGCGGACGGGTTCACACAGCGCAAATGACGAACCGTAACGATGGACGCTACGACATATACTACGCGTGTTCCTCAGACCACGGCGCAACATGGGATACTATCGAACGGGTCAATGACGACATGACAGGAGACAAATGGTATCCCGACATCGGCGCCGACTCGGCCGGCTACGCATACATAGTGTGGGAGGACGGGCGTGTGAGCAATCCCGGGGTCTGGTTCTCGACCAACAACCCGCGGCCCGCAGTGGCGGGTTTTCGGGGACGCGATACGCAACAGCTTCAGCCGCGCGGCAAATGCATCGGGCCACGCGGTGGCACCGCCACGGCCTCACGCCTCAAGCCACAAGCCCGCGCGGACGTAGTCCACGAGTGACCAGCCAACTCATCTTAGATTCAAGATTGTAGATTGCAGATTGTCCGCGCCTCTGCGCGAGTTTCCCGTTGCCGGGTCGCAGTCACCGGACGCCGCCGGCTGTCAGCCGTCGACCGCCCGTCCCGCCGCGTTTCAGACATGACCAAGTCGGGGCGGCAGAGCCGCCCCGAGTGAAGTTGGAAGCCCGGGCTTACCTGACTACGAGCTTGCGGGAAAGACTGGTGCCCCTGGCTTGCAGATGGCAGATGTAGACCCCCGGCGCGACGGTTCTGCCCTTGTCGTCGGTGCCATTCCAAGTCACCTTTCCAGGGCCGGCCGGCAGTGCGTCGGCTACAAGTGTCCTCACCAGGTTTCCCGCGAGGTCATACACTGCAAAACTCGCCCAGCCTGCAGACACAAGGCTGTAGTCGATGGTCGTCTGGAACCGGAACGGATTCGGTGCAGCCGCGCCCAGCCCGGCACGCTGCAGCGGAGCAGTCCGCGGCCCGCTGATTGCGGTCGACTCTCTTGACGCCGCCCATTCGATGGCCTGCTTCAACAGCCGCATGGCATTGGTATCATCGTAGTAGGGTTCGTTGCTGTAGCCCTGGAAGGTCCCGAAGTATATGGGTCCCAGATACACCGAACGCCCGGCTCCGACCTCACGCACCGCGATTGAGGCCTTACCGCTGTCCGCCGTGTAGTCACCCAGCGCAGTCGCTCCGGGCTGAAGCCCGGCGTTAGCGTACTCCCCGTATGCTTGGATGTCGAAGTCACGCACATTCTGAGTCACCGGGTTCGTGCTGTCGTCAACACGAACCTGGCCGGTGGTCGTGAAGCCGTAGTCGCCGGCGGCGGTGACCGCCATTATCGAGTCCATCTGCCAGGCACTGTCGCGGTACGCGCCAAAGACAATCCATCCCAGACCGACGAATCCACCGCCGTTCCGTACCCAGTCCTTGAGCGCGTCCTGATAGGTTCTGAAGTCGTTGTCGGTGTACCCATCGTCGCCGGTGACGACGACGCTGTAGTTGGCGAGCTTTGAGGCCGAGTCGATGTCGGTGCCGACGACGATTGAATCCTCCCAGCCCTCGGCTTTGCAGAGCGAATCTATCCGGTAGCAGGCGTTGGGCGCAACTCGCCCGTTGGAGCTTTCGGCGATCTCGATTGCCACCTTGATCGTGCCGACCGGCTTCCCGGCCTTCACCTGCAGCATGTTCTGCTGCGCCGAGGTCGGCAGCCCGGCCGAGGCCAGCGACACGGCCAGCATGAGTATCATTACTAACGTCCTCATCGTTCAATCCTCCTCGATTTGCACAACCTTCTCCGGCAACGCCTCACGCGAGTCTGCATCCTCGCCTCTGAACCGGGGCTTCGTGTTGTGTCGTTCCGGCCCAGGAGGCCGCCGTTATTCTGGGCCCGCAGGGACGACTGTCAAGCAACGCCGCCACGGGGCCCAGCCCCCAAAAGAAGACTGACCCCGCGCGAGGCGGGGTCAGGAATAACGCTGGCAGACTGTCCGGAGCTACTTGCCGCCGGTGGTAGTCTTCGGTTGCGTCTTGTTGGTCGGCGTCGGCTTCGGCGTCGGCTGCGTCGGCTTAGCCGGCGGCTGCTGTTGCGCCGGCGGCTGCGTCGACTGCTGCCCGACCTTCTTGGTCGTGTCGGTGGGCGCAGGCATCGGCGTCACG
The nucleotide sequence above comes from bacterium. Encoded proteins:
- a CDS encoding exo-alpha-sialidase; amino-acid sequence: MRSGILLCLLSAASLPLLSCRHSLPSNHPPDMPAPPSGPRSLWPGETVKFWASTSDPDYQDSVSFQFDWGDGDTSAWTPFSESAGAGVQHAWFNQGTYGVRARARDVRDAESGWSGSLHVSIAAVGFAPNVSVDHGHSCGHPSIAVGPPSGEYQPIYVAMQDGQSIAFQKSTDAGASWLADNQIVGQGSGPHVAADADGGIYIVLAEANRVYCVHSFDGGATWSSPARIDDCDSARYIYSVYVATSTTGHLFCAWNDERGGSSNLWTSISTDRGVTWSPNVNTASGLVRGVCVQPGTSDCFMATDDEYGGAIVYRSRDMGQTFEPGVQVSDDWSPREARVAADREHVVAAYVGGSGNGVTRARTLYTTPDTWGPCTSVTDVSRNSYDIALAMSASGRVHTAQMTNRNDGRYDIYYACSSDHGATWDTIERVNDDMTGDKWYPDIGADSAGYAYIVWEDGRVSNPGVWFSTNNPRPAVAGFRGRDTQQLQPRGKCIGPRGGTATASRLKPQARADVVHE
- a CDS encoding ThuA domain-containing protein; amino-acid sequence: MRTLVMILMLAVSLASAGLPTSAQQNMLQVKAGKPVGTIKVAIEIAESSNGRVAPNACYRIDSLCKAEGWEDSIVVGTDIDSASKLANYSVVVTGDDGYTDNDFRTYQDALKDWVRNGGGFVGLGWIVFGAYRDSAWQMDSIMAVTAAGDYGFTTTGQVRVDDSTNPVTQNVRDFDIQAYGEYANAGLQPGATALGDYTADSGKASIAVREVGAGRSVYLGPIYFGTFQGYSNEPYYDDTNAMRLLKQAIEWAASRESTAISGPRTAPLQRAGLGAAAPNPFRFQTTIDYSLVSAGWASFAVYDLAGNLVRTLVADALPAGPGKVTWNGTDDKGRTVAPGVYICHLQARGTSLSRKLVVR